The nucleotide sequence GCTATGTAGCAGCCTGTGCCTGATGGGACCACTGGTGCCGAGTAAATCAAAATCAAATCCGTGCCAATGTCTTTAAGAGGCGTTGCGGTGGTGGATTCCCAGCCCTGCGCTGCGCTAACCAACGCAATCAATGTGGCAACAACCAAAACAAACCCCAAAACATTAGTTACTGTGCGAAACTTTCGCCGCCGCATCTCCCTAAAAGCGTACACGTGTGGCATCATCGTGTTTTAACTCCATTTCCACAAGATGCAATGGCGCATATTTAATTTTTGGAAATCTCTTTAGGTGCAACTTTTTGTTTGGTGCGACCTGTTTACATGCTTGGGGTCTCTTGGGTTTGTGGCTGTTCCTGCGGCTGTGTTTCTTGGATGGGTTCTTTTTCGATGCGTAGGGTGATTCCTGCGACTATGAATGATAAAGCTGCGAAAAGCAGAAACGGAAGCATCTGTGCCACGACGTTTAGCTGGACGTAGCTTGCGGGCGCAAAGCTTGTGGTTAGTCTGATGATGTTGTATTCTATGAATGCTGAGACAACTGCGAAGACCAAGCAGGTTATCCCAAAAGCCGTGGCTATTTTGCCGATAATTTTCCAGTTATCCATCTGCTCTACCGAGTGCTCTCTATGCCCATGTTTGCTTTAAAGCCTTACTATAAACCGCTCAAACAACAGAGTTGACCCGAAAAAGATTAACTGTGCCCCTAACTACCTTAGCTTGGATGAAACGCTTTGACAAACCCCACGCCACAACCTGACCAGAAAACTTGGGTCTTTCGAGGCTCTGACCTGCGACCCATTCAAGTAAAAGCTAAGAACATGCAAATTCGAAAAATCGCTGCCATGGACTTAGCCACCAGCTTGCCCTTTGGCTTGGATGTCCCAGAGGAAGTTCCCGTAGAGAGCGTTAAAGTCGGACAAGCCTCCATAGTGCGACTAAAAATCTACACTGCACAAACCGTTGAAGACGTTGCCCCCGAATACGCTGAACTCTTCAAAACCCAAAACGCAGACCAACCCACAGAAAACTTTCTCAAAGCATACTGGCTCTACCCCAAACACATAAAATTCGAACTAACCGAAATCCAACAAACCTAACCCCCACGGCAAAACCAAAAAAAGAAGACGCTGCTTTCACAGCATGTAACCTTTTCTTTTGTCGCGAATTTGCTGGAATGCATCTGCCTGTGGTTTATTTGATTTCTTTTAGGGCTTGCTCGATTTTTTGGTAGTCGGGTTCTACGTTGGGGTCTTCGCTTATCCAGACGTAGCGGATTATGCCGTTTTTGTCCAAAACGAATATGCTGCGTTTTGCTGTGCTGTATCCTTTGAGTCCGTTGTAGTCGGGGCTTTCTAGGTTGTAGTTTTTGATGACGTCGCGGCTGTGGTCGCTAAGAATCGGGAAGGCTAATTTGTTGTTTTCTGCAAATGCCTTGTTTGTGAAGGGGTCGTTGACGCTTATGCCTAAAATTTGCGCTTCTAAATCCATTAAATGCGCCATGGAATCCCGAAAACTACACATCTCCATGGTACAAACCTTCGTGAATGCTCCTACAAAGAAGGCTAAAACCACTTTTTTTCCTTGGAAATCTTCTAGTTTGCGGTATTTTAGGTCAGTATCGGGTAGGTTGAAGCTGGGTGCTTTCTCTCCTACCTTTGGAGTAACTCTGGCGTGTGGACTGTGTGACATTTGGAAACCTCACCAAACAAATGCGTGTTGCCAAATAAAACACTAACGCTACTTGCCAAAGCTAAACGCGGACGGGCACAACTGGCTTATGACGCACAGGTCGCATTTTGGTTTTTTTGCATTGCACACACGTCTGCCATGAAAAATCAACACATCCGTTAAATGCATCCACTGCTCTTTTGGCACCAACGCCATGAGGTCTTTTTCTATTTTGTCTTGCACTTTGTTTTGCGTAAACCCAAGCCGTTGAGATAACCTGTGAACATGCGTATCCACCGCAACGCCCGCTATGATTCCGTAAGCGTTAAACAAGACAATGTTGGCGGTTTTTCTAGCCACGCCTGGCAGCTCGACTAGTTCTTCCATGGTGTTGGGGACTTTACCGCTGTGTTTTTCCACCAAAATCCTGCTTAGCCCTTGAAGGTTTTTTGCTTTGTTATGGTAAAAGCCCGTGGAGCGTATGTCTTGCTCTAGCTGGGTTATGTCTGCGTTGGCGTAGTCTTGGGCTTTGGTGTATTTCTTGAACAACTTTTGGGTGACAGCGTTCACTTGTTCGTCTGTGCATTGCGCGGAAAGAACCGTAGCTACCAACAACTCTAGAGGGTTAGAAAAATTCAGTGCAATTTTAGCGTCAGGATGCTCTTTCTCTAAAAGCTCTATGATTTTTGCCGCGCGATCTTTAAGCTCAAAATCCTCCACAGACTTACCCAAACAACCACCCAGTTAAGTGTAGAGCCACAAAGTATATGGTTTTCCTCTTCTGTGCCGTTGGTGGCTCTTGTTTGTGTGGGTGCCTATCTGGTTGTGTCTGACTAAAACCGTTTTGTGTGTGCAAACGTGTATGTTTTCATAAATTTTATGAACAAATCTCAACTGGGTTTATATTGTTCAGTACATACGTGTGTGTATCGAAAAAGGTGATAACCAATGACCAGCGAGCTAATGGGAAGATTTGAAGAATACGCCGAAAAAACACACACAAACTGGATTGACTCCGCACTAAGAGAGTACGCATAGGAAAAAGGTTGCTGTTCACCACCCTCCTATGTGTGTGGTGGAGCGGACTTAGCAGTCAGAGTTCGCTTCACCCTCTCATGCGGGTCTATTTTGTCTTTTATCTTAAACGGTTTTTAGCCTGTTAACGCTTG is from Candidatus Bathyarchaeota archaeon and encodes:
- a CDS encoding peroxiredoxin, which produces MSHSPHARVTPKVGEKAPSFNLPDTDLKYRKLEDFQGKKVVLAFFVGAFTKVCTMEMCSFRDSMAHLMDLEAQILGISVNDPFTNKAFAENNKLAFPILSDHSRDVIKNYNLESPDYNGLKGYSTAKRSIFVLDKNGIIRYVWISEDPNVEPDYQKIEQALKEIK
- the nth gene encoding endonuclease III — encoded protein: MGKSVEDFELKDRAAKIIELLEKEHPDAKIALNFSNPLELLVATVLSAQCTDEQVNAVTQKLFKKYTKAQDYANADITQLEQDIRSTGFYHNKAKNLQGLSRILVEKHSGKVPNTMEELVELPGVARKTANIVLFNAYGIIAGVAVDTHVHRLSQRLGFTQNKVQDKIEKDLMALVPKEQWMHLTDVLIFHGRRVCNAKKPKCDLCVISQLCPSAFSFGK